The nucleotide sequence GGCGGGTCGGTGCCGGTCACCGGCGCGCGCGGCGAGTACGCGGGCACCATCCAGCTGGACACCGTGATCGCGACGATCCAGCAGCTGCGCGAGGAGCACACGAACGGCGAAGAGGTGCCGGCATGACGGCGGTCGTCGACACCGGCTTCAGCACCGAGTCCGGCTCGAAACGCGCGGAACGCGTCCGGCTGTTCGCCCAGCCGATCGTGGTGCTGGTGATCGTCGCGGTGACGCTGGTCGCCGTGTTCTCCAGCGGCCTGAACGCGACGGAGAAGGAGACGCTCAACGCGTCTTCGCTGTTCACGGCGTTGTGGGACCACTTGCTGATGACGCTCGTGGTGACCGCCATCGTGGTACTGGTCGCCGTCCCGCTCGGGGTGATCGTGACCAGGCCGTGGGCGCGCTTCCTGGCCCCGGTCTTCCTGGCGATCGCGAACATCGGCCAGGCCGCGCCCGCGCTGGGCGTGCTGGTGCTGTGGTTCATCGTCACCGGCGCGACCGGCGGGATTTGGGTGGCGGCGCTGCCGCTGGCGTTCTACTCGCTGCTGCCGGTGCTGCGGAACACGATGGTCGGCATCCAGCAGGTCGACCCGGCGCTGATCGACGCGGGCCGCGGCATCGGGATGTCGGCGACGGCGGTGCTCTGGCGGGTCGAGCTCCCGCTGGCCGTCCCGCTGATCCTGGCCGGCCTGCGCACGTCGCTGGTCCTGGCGGTCGGCACGGCGACGTTCGGCATGTTCGTCAACGCCGGCGGCTTCGGGCTGCTCATCGACACCGGCTACAAGCTGAACCTGACCTCGGTGCTGGTGACCGGCTCGGTGCTGGCCGTCGCGCTGGCGCTGCTGGTCGACTGGCTGGGCGCGGTCGCCGAACAGTTCTTCGGACCGAAGGGGCTGCGATGAAACTCCGGAGGCTGTTCGCCGTGGCGCTGCTGGGCGTGACGCTGTCGTCCTGCGGGCTGACCGTCAACCAGGCGGTCCCGTACGACATCAAGCCGGGCTCGATCCAGCCGATCCCGGCCCTGCAGGGGGTGAAGGTGACGGTGGGGTCGAAGGACTTCACCGAGAACATCATCCTGGCGTACATGACCGAGATGGCCCTGACGGCGGCCGGCGCGGAGGTCGTCGACCTGTCCGACATCAAGGGGTCGAATTCCTCGCGCCAAGCGCTGCTGTCGGGCCAGACGGACGTCACGTGGGAGTACACGGGCACGGGCTGGATCAACTACCAGGGCAACGAGCTCCCGGTCCCGGGCGGCGAGAAGGCCCAGTACGAGGCGACGGCCAAGGCGGACGAGGAGAAGTTCGGCGTCACCTGGCTGAACTATTCGCCGCTGAACGACCAGTACGCGTTCGCGGTGACGGAGGCGTACGGCGCTGCCAATAATTTGAAGACGACGTCCGACCTGGCGGCCTTCATCAAGCAGAAGCCGGACCAGGCGGTGTTCTGCCTGGAGACGGAGTTCACCAGCCGCCAGGACGGCTTCCCGGCGGCGGTCAAGGCGTACGGCTTCCAGAACCCGACGGTGAAGAACTTCGGCATCGGCACGATCTATTCGGCGGTGGCGAGCGGAACCTGCCCGGTGGGCGAGGTCTTCACCACGGACGGCCGCATTTCGGGCTTGAACCTGCGCGTGCTGGAGGACGACAAGAAAGCGTTCCCGCAGTACAACGCGGTGGCCACGCTCCGAACGGAGTGGCTGAACCAGCACCCGGAGGTCCGCGGCCCCCTGGAGAAGATCAGCGCGGCGATCGACAACGAGCAGATGGTGGAGCTCTGCAAGCAGGTCGACGTCGACGGCCAGGACGCGGGCAAGGTCGCCCACGACTGGATGGTCAAGAAGGGCTTCGTGAAGTAGCCGAACGGCCCCGGCGCTTTCGCAAGCGCCGGGGCCGCCGCGGTCAGATCCGTCCCGGCCGGGCAGCAACCACGCTGCCCGGCCGTTTGTCAAACAAGCCATCCACAGGCACCGAGTTGTCCACAGATTTCCGCGGCACCCGTTTTTGCCCCCTACCGCCGATAGACTGGACCAGGGGACGCCCCCCGGGACAGGGTGGGGGCTGCGGTCAGATCCCCAGCCGGTGCAGCAGCTGCCCTTCCAGCCGTTCCAGCTCGCCGGCCACGGCCCGGTGCACCGACTTCCGCCGCGCCGTCGGCATCCGCTCCGCCGCGCGCACCGAGGCCGACAGCTGCTCCAGCGTCCCCAGCGCCCCCTGAGCGAACTCCTGGTCCGCCTTCGAAGCCTTCTCCGACTTCTGCAGGTCGGCACAGCCCTCGGCGATCCCCGCGATCCGGGCGTGCAAGGCCGCGCCCCGGCCGGTGTACTCGCCCAGCCGGTCGACCGAGACCCCCAGCTTGCGCGCCTGGTAGCGGTCGTACGCCTCCCGGGCCGCGCCCGCCGCGCGCACCGCCAGTGGCGCCACCACCGGGATCACCGCCGGGCCGAGCACCTTCGCCACCGCGACCGCGTTCTTCGCCCTCTTTGGGGTGAACCTGGCTTCACCCTCGACCTTGGCCTTGCGCGCCATGGCACCTCCTGCGACGTGTCGAGGTCGAACTTACTGGTCGCCCGGGTGGCGGGCATGTCGGCTCGGCGGTGGGAATCTAGAGTGATCTCCATGAACACCGAGGTGGTACTCGACGCGGGCGCGGTCAGCCGCTGCCGTCGCCGCGTGCACCTCGAACACGACCCCGCCATGCGCGAGGTACCGCTTTCCCCGCCCGATCCCACCGCGCAGCAGCGGATCGACGACGCCACCGCCCATCGCGAGAACATCGTCGCACGGTTGATGGCCGCCAACGACGACCACTGGGTGAAGGTCGGCCGCGATCTGCCCGCCCACGAGCGCGTCGAGCAGACGCTGCAGGCCTTCGCCGACGGGGCGCGGTTCATCTGGGGTGCGCTGCTGCCGGTCGACGCGGCCGGGCACCGGCGTGGCGGCATCGACCTGCTCGTCCGCACCGGCCGCGGCTACGTCCCGGTGCTCGTCGTGCGCCACCGCATCACCGACCGCGGTGCCGGCGCGATCGTCACCGGGATGACCGACCTCGACCCGGCGCACCGCGCGGCCGACGAGGGCCGCAAGGTCCGGTCGCAGCCGCGTGACCAGCTCCGGCTCGTGCACATCCGCCGCATGCTGCAGACGCTCGGGCAGGCCGACGAGAGCCTCGCGCTCGGCGGCGTCATCGGCCTCGACGCCGACGTCGTCGTCTGGCACGACCTCACGGCAGGCACCTGGCCGGGCGGGCGCACCGCGCTCACCGAGTACCAAGCCCGGTTCGCCGACCGGCTCGCCATCGCCACCGCCGCCGCGAACGGCGAAGAGCCCCTCGCGGAGCCGTCGCGCGTGCTGGAGTGCCGGCGCTGCCCGTGGTGGCCGACGTGCGAGGTCGTGCTCACCGACACCCGCGACGTCAGCCTCGTCGTCCGCGGCGAGGACGCCGTCGAGCTGCGCCGCGCCGGTGTGTCCACTGTGGACCAGCTGGCCGCGCTGGACCCGGCGGGCGAGCCGCCGGCGGTGAACTGGACCGGCGTCACGTTCCCGGACGCCGTCGTGCTCGCCCGGGCGTGGCTGGCCGACCTGACGCTGGTGCGCCGCGTCGGCCGGGTCGAGGTGCCGCGCGCCGACGTCGAGGTCGACGTCGACATGGAGAGCTTCGGCGACGCCGGCGCGTACCTCTGGGGCTGCCTGCTCAGCGGCGCCGACATCGGCGTCGAGCAGGGCTACCGCGCCTTCGCGACGTGGGACCCGCTGCCCACCGACGACGAAGCGCGCTCCTTCGCCGAGTTCTGGGCCTGGCTCGCCGACGTCCGAGAGCGCACCGAAGCGGCGGGTCTGACCTTCCGCGCCTACTGCTACAACGCGCTCGCCGAGAACCGCTGGCTCTTCGGCTCCGTCGAGCGCTTCGGCGAGCACCCCGGTGTCCCGGCGAAGAAGGACATCCAGTCCTTTGTGGATTCCGAGCAGTGGGTGGACCTGTTCCGCAGCGTCACCGACCAGTTCCTGTGCTCCCACGGCAAGGGCCTGAAGGTGATCGCCCCGGTGGCCGGCTTCTCCTGGCGCGACCCGGAGGCGGGCGGCGAGGCGTCGATGCGCTGGTACCGCGACGCCGTGGGCATGGACGGCGAGAAGCCGGACGACGACCAGCGCGCGCGGCTGCTGCGCTACAACGAGGACGACGTCCTCGCGACGCGCGCGCTGCGCGAGTGGATCGACGCGCGGGCGCAGGCCGAAGTCCCGTACATGTTCGATCTCTGAGGTCTTTTGTCGACTAAGACACTTGCCTGCTGACGCGTCCTGCGTAATACTCGTCTGCGAGTACTCGTAGACGAGGAGTGTGGTGATGAAGCGGCGGAAGGTCGGCAACCTGCTCGGCCTGGCCGTGCTGTCCGTCGTGCTGGAACGCCCCATGCACCCGTACGAGATGGCGACCGTGCTGAAGGAGCGCGGCAAGGACGCCGACATGCCGATCAAGTGGGGCTCGCTCTACACCGTCGTCGCGAACCTCGAGAAATACGGCTTCATCGAGGCCGTCGAGAGCGTGAAGGACGGCGGACGGCCCGAACGGACCGTCTACCGGATCACCCCGGCCGGGCGCGAGGAGTACGAGGACTGGGTCCGCGAGCTCGTCGGCACGGTCGAAACGGAACCCCCGCGGTTCCGGTCCGGGCTGTCGATGCTGGGGATCCTCGGCCCGGACCAGGCGATCAGCCTGCTGCGGCAGCGCGTCGCGCAGCTCGACGAACGGGCCGCGAAGCAGCAGACCGGGCTCGACCAGCTGCGGCCGCTGATGCCGCGGATGTTCCTGGTCGAGGTCGAGTACGACATCGCGATGACGGAGGCCGAGGCGCGCTGGGTGCGCGGCTTCCTCGAGGAACTGACCAGCGGCGCCTTGCCGGGCATCGAGGCCTGGCGGCGCTGGTACGAGACCGGCGAGCTCCCCGACGACTTCGGAGAGTTCGTGGAAGAGAGATAGCACGGACCCCGGGAGGTGCTGGCACACCGCCCGGGGTCCTCGACCCCGAACCGAGCACGCCCGGCCACGAGGTGGCACCGCAAGGATAACCGGGTGCGCTCTTCGGTTCGGTTCAACCGAAGAGGAGAGATCCATGGAGACGACCCGCAAGCACAAAGTGCCCGAGATGGAGGGCTTCCAGGCCCGCTGGTACGCCAAGAACCGCGGCACGGAGGCACAGCTCGCGCAGTACCGGCGGCAGGCGGCCGAGGTCACCGCGGGGTTGGCCGACGGCGCCGAGATCCTGGAGGTGGCGCCCGGACCCGGCTTCTTCGCCGTGGAGCTGGCCAAGCGCGGCTACCGCGTCACCGGGCTCGACATCAGCCACACGATGGTGGAAATCGCGCGGGAAAACCGTGCGGGGCTCGACATCGACTTCCGGCAGGGGGACGTGACGCAGGCGCCCTTCGCGGACGAGTCGTTCGACTTCGTCGTCTGCCAGGCCGCGTTCAAGAACTTCCGGCAGCCGGTGACGGCGCTGAACGAGATACACCGGGTGCTGCGCCCGGGCGGGTTCGCGGTGATCCAAGACCTCAACCACGAGGCCACCGCCGCGGACATCGACCGCGAGGTCGCCGGGATGCACGTCGGCGTGGTCAGCGGCTTCACCGTCCGGCAGACGCTCGGCTGGCTGCGGCGCCGCGCGTTCACTTCCGCGCAGTTCGAGGTGTTGGCCGCGGAAAGCGCGTTCGGCGGCTGCTCGGCCACCGCCGACGGCCTCGGCCTGGAGGTCCGGCTGACCCGCTGACCACGACCGCCGGGGCACGGGCGCGTGCCCCGGCAGGTGGGTCAGCGCGGGGCCATCCGCAGCGAACCGTCCATCCGGACGACCTCGCCGTTCAGGTAGTCGTGGTCGATGAGCGACAGCGTGAGCTGCGCGTACTCGTCCGGCCGCGCCAGCCGCTTCGGGAACGGGATGCCGGCGGCGAGCGACGCGCGGAACTCGTCGCTGACCGTGGCGAGCATCGGGGTGTCGACGATGCCCGGCGCGATGGTCAGCACGCGGATGCCGTGCGAGGCCAGGTCGCGAGCCGCCGGGAGTGTCATGCCGACGACGCCGCCCTTGGACGACGCGTAGGCGACCTGCCCGATCTGGCCGTCGAACGCCGCGATGGAGGCGGTGTTGATGATGACACCGCGGGCGTCGTCTTCGAGGGGCTCGGTCTTGGCGATCGCCTCGGACGCGATGGTCAGCACGTTGAAGGTGCCGACGAGGTTGATCTGGATGACCTTCGCGTACAGCGCGAGGTCGTGGCGGCCCTTCTTGGACAGGATCCGCGCGGACGGCCCGATGCCGGCGCAGTTCACCACGGTCCGCAGCGGCACGCCGGAGCCGGCCGCGGTCGCGACGGCCGCCTCGACCTGCTCGACGTCGGTGACGTCGGCCTCGACGTAGGTGATGCCGTCGACCTGCGCGGCCTTCTCGATCGAAGCCGCCAGGTCCAGCGCGAACACCCGCGCGCCCTTGGCCGCGAGGGCCTTCGCCGTGGCCCCGCCGAGGCCGGACGCGCCGCCGGTGACGAGCGCCGCGGTGTCGGTGATCTGCATCTGTGCGGTTCCCTTCGCTGTGGTTCGCGAAGACAGGTTAACGCTCGTTCGCAGTGACATCCGGGGCGCCGCCCCGGGCCGGGGGCTCCGCCACCCGGAACCCCCGCAAAGCGCATGGTGGTTCGTGTCTTCGCTCACCGCTCTCGAGGGCGACCGTTCCCGTTAGTGTCGTGGTCAACTCCGGCTGTCACCTTCAGCAGCATGACGCCAGCTCGGATCGTGGTGGTAGGAACCGGATACGTCGGCTTGACCACGGGGGCCTGCCTGGCCAGCCTGGGTCATTTCGTCACGTGCGTGGACGTCGACCGCGCGAAGGTCTCACGGCTGGCCGCGGGCCGCGTCGACATCCTCGAACCCGGGCTCGACGACCTGGTGCACCGCGGGATCGCCGCCGGGCGCCTCCAGTTCGTCGTCGGCGCGCGGGACGCGGTCCGCCATGCGCAGGCGGTGTTCCTCTGCGTACCGACGCCGATGGAGGCCGGCGGCTCCGCCGACCTGCGCGCGGTCGAGGCGGTGACGGCCGAGATCGGGGACGTCCTGCCCGCCGGCTGCGCGCTCGTCACGAAGTCGACCGTGCCGGTCGGGACGTCGAAGCGGATCCAGGACCTGGTCGGGCGGACCGACGTGCCGGTGGTGTCGAACCCCGAGTTCCTCCGCGAAGGCACCGCGGTCGCCGACTTCCTCGGGCCGGACCGGATCGTCGTCGGCTCGGACGACCTCGCCGCCGCGCGCTGGGTCGGCGAGCTGTACGCCGAGCTGGACGCGCCGGTCGTCGTCGCCGACGCGGCGAGCGCGGAGCTGGTGAAGTACGCCGCGAACTGCTACCTCGCGCTGAAGCTCTCCTACGTCAACTCGATCGCCGAGCTGTGCGAACGGCTGGGTGCGGACATCGACCTCGTCACCGAGGGCATGGGGTACGACCGGCGCATCGGGCGGACGTTCCTCAAGCCCGGCCCCGGCTGGGGCGGCTCCTGCCTGCCGAAGGACACCAGCGCGCTGGTCAAGGTGGCCGAGTCGGTGAACTACGACTTCACCATGCTGACCTCCGCCATCGACGAGAACCTGGCGCAGCGCGACCGGATCGTCGCGAAGATCGCCGGCGCGGTCGGCGGGACGCTCGCCGGCGCCCGGATCGGCGTCCTGGGCCTGGCGTTCAAGGCGGGCACCAACGACCTGCGCGACTCGCCCGCGCTCGCCGTCTCGTCGGTGCTGTGCGCGCTGG is from Amycolatopsis mediterranei and encodes:
- a CDS encoding ABC transporter permease — translated: MTAVVDTGFSTESGSKRAERVRLFAQPIVVLVIVAVTLVAVFSSGLNATEKETLNASSLFTALWDHLLMTLVVTAIVVLVAVPLGVIVTRPWARFLAPVFLAIANIGQAAPALGVLVLWFIVTGATGGIWVAALPLAFYSLLPVLRNTMVGIQQVDPALIDAGRGIGMSATAVLWRVELPLAVPLILAGLRTSLVLAVGTATFGMFVNAGGFGLLIDTGYKLNLTSVLVTGSVLAVALALLVDWLGAVAEQFFGPKGLR
- a CDS encoding glycine betaine ABC transporter substrate-binding protein, whose product is MKLRRLFAVALLGVTLSSCGLTVNQAVPYDIKPGSIQPIPALQGVKVTVGSKDFTENIILAYMTEMALTAAGAEVVDLSDIKGSNSSRQALLSGQTDVTWEYTGTGWINYQGNELPVPGGEKAQYEATAKADEEKFGVTWLNYSPLNDQYAFAVTEAYGAANNLKTTSDLAAFIKQKPDQAVFCLETEFTSRQDGFPAAVKAYGFQNPTVKNFGIGTIYSAVASGTCPVGEVFTTDGRISGLNLRVLEDDKKAFPQYNAVATLRTEWLNQHPEVRGPLEKISAAIDNEQMVELCKQVDVDGQDAGKVAHDWMVKKGFVK
- a CDS encoding DUF6474 family protein is translated as MARKAKVEGEARFTPKRAKNAVAVAKVLGPAVIPVVAPLAVRAAGAAREAYDRYQARKLGVSVDRLGEYTGRGAALHARIAGIAEGCADLQKSEKASKADQEFAQGALGTLEQLSASVRAAERMPTARRKSVHRAVAGELERLEGQLLHRLGI
- a CDS encoding TM0106 family RecB-like putative nuclease — encoded protein: MNTEVVLDAGAVSRCRRRVHLEHDPAMREVPLSPPDPTAQQRIDDATAHRENIVARLMAANDDHWVKVGRDLPAHERVEQTLQAFADGARFIWGALLPVDAAGHRRGGIDLLVRTGRGYVPVLVVRHRITDRGAGAIVTGMTDLDPAHRAADEGRKVRSQPRDQLRLVHIRRMLQTLGQADESLALGGVIGLDADVVVWHDLTAGTWPGGRTALTEYQARFADRLAIATAAANGEEPLAEPSRVLECRRCPWWPTCEVVLTDTRDVSLVVRGEDAVELRRAGVSTVDQLAALDPAGEPPAVNWTGVTFPDAVVLARAWLADLTLVRRVGRVEVPRADVEVDVDMESFGDAGAYLWGCLLSGADIGVEQGYRAFATWDPLPTDDEARSFAEFWAWLADVRERTEAAGLTFRAYCYNALAENRWLFGSVERFGEHPGVPAKKDIQSFVDSEQWVDLFRSVTDQFLCSHGKGLKVIAPVAGFSWRDPEAGGEASMRWYRDAVGMDGEKPDDDQRARLLRYNEDDVLATRALREWIDARAQAEVPYMFDL
- a CDS encoding PadR family transcriptional regulator — translated: MKRRKVGNLLGLAVLSVVLERPMHPYEMATVLKERGKDADMPIKWGSLYTVVANLEKYGFIEAVESVKDGGRPERTVYRITPAGREEYEDWVRELVGTVETEPPRFRSGLSMLGILGPDQAISLLRQRVAQLDERAAKQQTGLDQLRPLMPRMFLVEVEYDIAMTEAEARWVRGFLEELTSGALPGIEAWRRWYETGELPDDFGEFVEER
- a CDS encoding class I SAM-dependent methyltransferase encodes the protein METTRKHKVPEMEGFQARWYAKNRGTEAQLAQYRRQAAEVTAGLADGAEILEVAPGPGFFAVELAKRGYRVTGLDISHTMVEIARENRAGLDIDFRQGDVTQAPFADESFDFVVCQAAFKNFRQPVTALNEIHRVLRPGGFAVIQDLNHEATAADIDREVAGMHVGVVSGFTVRQTLGWLRRRAFTSAQFEVLAAESAFGGCSATADGLGLEVRLTR
- a CDS encoding SDR family NAD(P)-dependent oxidoreductase, whose product is MQITDTAALVTGGASGLGGATAKALAAKGARVFALDLAASIEKAAQVDGITYVEADVTDVEQVEAAVATAAGSGVPLRTVVNCAGIGPSARILSKKGRHDLALYAKVIQINLVGTFNVLTIASEAIAKTEPLEDDARGVIINTASIAAFDGQIGQVAYASSKGGVVGMTLPAARDLASHGIRVLTIAPGIVDTPMLATVSDEFRASLAAGIPFPKRLARPDEYAQLTLSLIDHDYLNGEVVRMDGSLRMAPR
- a CDS encoding UDP-glucose dehydrogenase family protein, yielding MTPARIVVVGTGYVGLTTGACLASLGHFVTCVDVDRAKVSRLAAGRVDILEPGLDDLVHRGIAAGRLQFVVGARDAVRHAQAVFLCVPTPMEAGGSADLRAVEAVTAEIGDVLPAGCALVTKSTVPVGTSKRIQDLVGRTDVPVVSNPEFLREGTAVADFLGPDRIVVGSDDLAAARWVGELYAELDAPVVVADAASAELVKYAANCYLALKLSYVNSIAELCERLGADIDLVTEGMGYDRRIGRTFLKPGPGWGGSCLPKDTSALVKVAESVNYDFTMLTSAIDENLAQRDRIVAKIAGAVGGTLAGARIGVLGLAFKAGTNDLRDSPALAVSSVLCALGAELIAYDPAIDGEIAGMTVVDDAYQVAKDADVVVVLTEWAEFKHLDWAAMAELMEGIDVVDTRNLLDPRVIVDAGLSWQGVGRPRAAARIKVS